Proteins co-encoded in one Arachis hypogaea cultivar Tifrunner chromosome 13, arahy.Tifrunner.gnm2.J5K5, whole genome shotgun sequence genomic window:
- the LOC112737385 gene encoding putative F-box/FBD/LRR-repeat protein At1g66290 — MDEKMDEISGLPETLLHDILSRLPKKDAIKTSVLSKTWREIFDTFPILSICDRESIRRSSKRKKDQQIKTFLDYGKQRLLRFSEQGLAIKEFKLKLSLTCYDLQLIYPDVDQWLKLASECDVQTLKLCLPTLKKDDPCLCYILHPGVIEARSLNKLVLKGRIRFDKEFLNPSVKFSSLCVLSLSYVLFDDEGAIEHVISHCPLIEHITSKWCYVYNPQGAGDMQISLMKSVSMHGLQKLKGVDIQGVQNVYIDAPNIEKIYYGADSYEPSKMNFDSCGNLRALTLMNMKIEFLFTDIWFLHLSSKFPFLESLELVECSMYENINISSSQLKALVLSNCSTMDKLEIDTPNLLSFRYYYAGDDLPSISFLSCSNRLDVNVRFNMIHPRLYQLGKYVKQFKPQKLLTSLSLSIRPCIPSDESFYDHEYYFWEDPYSLPPTLPVPSIKNLVIRSVREDKSKYSLLVNRLFYGWCPETISLSLNPSHCTKAFIEFFYWWLLETKKAKGKFCSYCYPKSKCWFHGLKDVKVTSSVKNDVNVVDFVHLKSLLCGLSSSDNANISFRLK, encoded by the exons ATGGATGAAAAAATGGACGAGATATCCGGTTTACCAGAAACCTTACTTCATGACATTCTCTCAAGACTACCAAAGAAAGATGCTATCAAGACTAGTGTTTTGTCTAAGACATGGAGAGAAATATTCGATACCTTTCCCATTTTGTCTATTTGTGACCGAGAATCTATTAGgaggtcttccaagaggaagaaagatcaacaaattAAGACATTCCTTGATTATGGCAAGCAAAGATTGCTGAGGTTCAGTGAACAAGGCTTAGCAATCAAAGAATTCAAGCTCAAGCTTAGTTTAACCTGCTATGACCTTCAGCTTATATACCCTGATGTTGATCAGTGGCTTAAGTTAGCTAGTGAATGTGATGTCCAGACCCTAAAGCTTTGCCTGCCTACTTTAAAAAAGGATGATCCGTGCCTATGTTATATCTTGCATCCAGGTGTCATTGAAGCAAGATCACTTAATAAGTTAGTGCTGAAGGGGAGAATCAGATTTGACAAAGAATTCCTGAATCCTTCAGTCAAGTTTTCCTCACTGTGTGTATTATCCTTGAGCTATGTCCTTTTTGATGACGAAGGTGCTATCGAGCATGTTATTTCTCATTGTCCTTTAATTGAGCATATAACCTCGAAGTGGTGTTATGTATACAACCCCCAAGGTGCCGGAGATATGCAAATTTCTCTTATGAAATCAGTAAGCATGCATGGTCTACAAAAGCTCAAGGGAGTTGATATTCAGGGAGTACAAAATGTCTATATTGATGCTCCAAATATTGAGAAAATATATTATGGTGCTGACAGTTATGAGCCCTCCAAGATGAATTTTGATAGTTGTGGAAATTTGAGAGCTTTGACCTTAATGAATATGAAGATTGAATTTCTTTTTACAGATATATGGTTTCTTCATCTATCTTCCAAATTTCCTTTCCTTGAGAGTTTGGAATTGGTTGAATGCTCCATGTATGAGAACATTAATATTTCAAGTTCTCAACTCAAGGCTTTGGTGTTATCTAATTGCTCTACCATGGATAAGCTTGAAATTGACACTCCAAATCTATTATCATTTCGATACTATTATGCTGGTGATGACTTACCTTCCATATCTTTTCTAAGCTGTTCTAATCGACTGGATGTAAATGTTCGGTTCAATATGATTCATCCACGTCTTTACCAGTTGGGGAAATATGTCAAACAGTTTAAACCACAAAAGTTATTGACATCACTCTCCCTCTCCATCCGTCCTTGCATCCCTTCTGATGAGAGTTTTTATGATCATGAATATTAT TTTTGGGAAGACCCATATTCATTGCCACCTACATTGCCTGTGCCAAGCATCAAAAACTTGGTCATACGCTCTGTTCGGGAAGATAAATCTAAGTATTCACTTCTTGTGAATCGCTTGTTCTATGGTTGGTGCCCAGAAACTATTTCATTGAGCTTGAACCCGTCTCATTGCACCAAAGCATTCATTGAG TTTTTCTACTGGTGGCTACTCGAAACCAAAAAGGCAAAGGGCAAGTTTTGCTCCTATTGTTATCCCAAGTCTAAGTGTTGGTTTCATGGCTTGAAGGATGTCAAGGTCACAAGCTCAGTCAAGAATGATGTGAATGTTGTTGATTTTGTTCATCTCAAATCTCTCTTATGTGGATTGTCAAGTTCTGATAATGCAAATATTAGTTTTAGATTAAAGtag
- the LOC140177453 gene encoding uncharacterized protein codes for MPAYQGDDLVDGTHLYGKYKGCLLVAVSQDGNNNIVPIAFAIVEGETSDAWHFFFSNLRQHVVTWDGVGLISDRHESINAAVERSNGAWSPPRAFHMFCIRHIESNFLRKFKVPYLQKLVVNIGYSRTVREYEVRYQRLRERDEAYTNWLNQIPREQYALAFDGGYRWGHMTTNLVEWINSVLKGACNLPITALVKATFYRLNELFTRKRAEAEARINAGHVFSELVTTKLHANQLASGNIQVNCFDRQNEVFEVREMPSGLEYAVDLRRHQCDCGEFRVRRVYRARFRPLGNPSTWPVYTGPRFVPNPFLRRMTKGRPRMTRFLNEMDTRMLRPPRRCRQCGAEGHSRSSCRRSAGAPADHSAQ; via the exons atgcctgcatatcaaggcGATGACTTG GTGGATGGGACTCACTTGTACGGAAAGTATAAGGGTTGTCTGTTAGTCGCAGTTTCACAGGATGGCAACAACAACATCGTCCCAATTGCATTTGCTATTGTGGAAGGAGAGACATCTGATGCGTGGCACTTCTTTTTCAGTAACCTGCGACAACATGTTGTGACTTGGGATGGTGTGGGACTGATATCCGACCGACACGAATCCATCAATGCAGCCGTGGAGCGGAGTAATGGAGCTTGGTCGCCTCCTAGAGCTTTCCACATGTTCTGCATCAGGCATATTGAGTCGAACTTCCTGAGAAAATTCAAGGTACCGTACCTGCAAAAACTTGTCGTTAATATAG GATATTCGCGGACGGTGCGTGAGTACGAAGTGCGTTACCAGCGTTTACGAGAACGGGACGAGGCTTACACTAACTGGTTAAACCAAATCCCCCGTGAACAGTATGCATTGGCATTTGATGGTGGTTACCGATGGGGTCACATGACGACAAACCTAGTCGAATGGATTAACTCTGTGCTGAAGGGTGCATGCAACCTCCCAATCACTGCACTTGTCAAAGCAACATTCTACAGGCTTAACGAGCTATTCACCAGAAAAAGAGCTGAGGCGGAGGCAAGGATTAATGCTGGCCATGTATTTTCGGAGCTTGTGACCACGAAATTGCATGCAAACCAACTTGCATCAGGAAATATCCAGGTTAACTGCTTCGACAGGCAGAATGAGGTATTTGAAGTGCGTGAGATGCCTAGTGGACTGGAGTATGCTGTCGACCTACGTCGGCATCAATGTGACTGTGGTGAGTTTCGG GTTCGACGGGTTTATCGAGCTAGGTTTAGGCCATTGGGAAATCCTTCTACATGGCCTGTTTACACCGGGCCGCGATTCGTACCCAATCCATTCCTAAGACGCATGACCAAAGGTCGCCCCAGGATGACCcgcttcttgaatgagatggacacgcGGATGTTGCGTCCTCCACGGCGATGTAGGCAATGTGGTGCTGAGGGACATAGCCGTAGTAGCTGCCGTCGGTCAGCTGGTGCACCTGCCGATCATAGTGCTCAGTag